ACATATTGGTATACCACATGAGGTTATAAGTGGCCATGAAATGACAGCCAGCCTAAAAAGGACTGTTCATTTGCTGTTATGACGTGATCTTACAATCAGCTGGAATAAGGTAACGGACCTAATGAATAATTTTCTGCCGTGCAATACTCTAAAACATGATTCATGATCGTTTTAATCATCTAAATTTTGGGCTTGACCTTTCTATATGTCTTAGGCTCTACCGGTGGGAGAACCATAAACTTGGTCGGAGTCTTTTGAGTATATTGGCAGAGGCAGGAAAATAGTGGTTATCTGATTGTTCTTTAGCTACCAATTTTGAAAAGTTGTTTCCCTGTCTTTAGCTCTTAGCCCAGCTTTATGCTGGTTTTGGGTGGCAACATTATAGGGTAACCATGACCTTAGATGTTACATGATAAACATGATTGCTTCCCTGTTATATCTGGTAACAAGAGGGAATAAGTGTTGATTCTGGCATAAAGCCTGTTTCTCTCTTTTGGTATTAAGAAAGAAGCCAATTAAACAGGTTCGTGTACCCTTAATATGGTAATAGTACTTGAGAACAGAGACGGGAATAATAGTTCATGGAGGAAAGTTTTAATTTTAAGCAGTGTGATGGAAAGGGATATGGATGTTGGATCCATTTGGCATCTTCTTTGACTGTTTGTGCATGTAATAGTTATTGTTTGATTCGTTTCTGGTTAAAATTGTCAGGGTTGTGGCTGCTTCATGAAGCAACAAAATGTTCAAGAGATATTCATATCTCAGGTGGTGGATAATTACAATCTGGCAGTCTCTATTTTCTTCTCCACCTCCCCAAAACCCCctcctttcttgatatttttctgCAGCATATGCTCAATTTTGTCTCCACACATTCTTCTAGAAACttgtctctctcttttttttttttaaagatataTATTCTCCTAGAAATGTTAATGTGTCGGCAGCAAAATTTTTTAGCAAATTATAATGCAGGAGATTTGGGGTATCCCAATTTTGTTTCAACATGAAAAAATCTCCCTTCTGGTTTCAAGTTTGTTTGTTGTGTTGTAGTAGTAGTTTACTTCCGTTATCCTACTACAAACTCCAGAAAGTAATTATAAATCCGGTCCAATTTGTGTCAAGTTTTTTTGGTTAGCACATCATCAAAGGCACACTTTTCACTTAGTCAACATCACACCATTGAGCAAAACTTATAATTGTGTGAAGCACAGATTCAAGAAAGACTCGAAGCATTTTTGGTAAACCAGATTGGCTTCCTATCTACCTGTGATAATCTAATCAAATCCCTCCAGTTGCTTCTACATTTTCAAGGAAATTGTTTCAAGAATTCGTAGCAAATAATTCAGGAAAAGAAACGAGCATGAATACTCGAGACAGACTTCCATATGGTCCACTTTTGGTTTCGTGTAGCGTCTTTTTGCTTTGTTGTTAGCGTATAATACTCTCTTAATGGTTGAATGATCGCTGTCTTCCCCGCTGTTCCTTTCAAGACGTGCCCAAAAATGAGAAGCATGCAGCATCTCTATCAAATCTTCAATCTGATTCTTGCAGCCATACGGAAAACcttcattttcatttgtatTCGTCCCTGATCCCCGACAAAAGGGAATATTAGATCGGTTCCCTTCAGGTTTTGCATAATTacaaaattttcccttttaaaaGTTCCGAAGTGAGAATAGGTCCATGTAATATTGAATCAATTCTTAACCACAGATTCCTCAGTGAGTAACGTTACATTTGTATTGAATCAATTATTTCTATCAAAGTATCAAAGTTCTCAGCTACCTAATGCCAATTAAACTCAAATAATTAGTAGTCGAACTTAAATTTTAAGTAAAAGCTTTTAGAATATGATCATTTATACACGTGTAATGTAATAGATGTTAAAAAAGTAACAATACGGTAAACTTGATGAGTCCGCGACTCAAGTCAACTTGAACTTCTGGATCGATCTGccttgagcatttcttttggtcagttcactcaaacaaggacatgatTGAAAGTAGGAAACTTAATTGGGAGTAATTAAAATTTTAGTAAGAAGAAGGGACGGATTTAGTCCAAATAACGTCTCGAGATCAGCAACAATAAATAATACCGCGAGTACTTACTCAGGATTCAGGAGTACAACGTGGGGTGGGACCGACGCTTACGATTGCTATACGATTCTTCAGCTActgttgaaggcgcgttttttcAATCGTTAACAAGTCCAAATTTTCTTTGTTTGTCAGTTTTCCCCACTTTTCTTTCGGAAATTCCCAAGCTGTAGTTGGACTTATTCACGTACAAATGGGTTTTTAAAGAAATTCGTTCTGAAGTAGTGGTTGATAGGGGGTAGAGGAGTAATTTTATGTTTCAGACTTGCACAGGCCCACAGTTCGTCGTTGCACATCTACTTGTTATCATATCAACCCATTTCAGCTTTGATTGCATTCATCTGTTGATCAATCGCAGCTGGAAAGTGGCAACCCTGTAAGTGCAATTCTTGAGAACTCTCCGTTTTACATCAATTTTGAGGTTGGCTCGTGTAATCTCTCATTTTTGTGATAAATCAGAGAACTTGAAGTAAAATTTTGTCTTGAAATGAGCGATTCTTGTGTAAGACTGGGAAAGTTTAAAATCTGCTGTGCACTGAATGTGTTGACTTTGTTGATGTGCCATAGTTGATGTTTTATATTGAGAAGATTTAAACTGATGATTGTTAAAGATCCTGTTCTTTTCTTGCAAATCAACTCATGAAACTTGAGCTACATTCAGAAGATTTTAAGTGATTATTGTTACCGATCATGTTCTTTGCTTGCAATTAGCTTATGAACTTTGAGCTCTATTGAGAAGATTTGGGGTTAAGCACAATGAAGTGGATAATTCCTGAAGAAATTATCCAGCTCATGTTggcttcccttttttttattatatatataaaaaaaaattgaaccttTTGCAGTTTCAGAAGTGCTACGATGAGCAAATGGCTCGAGACTTGAATCATAGGAACTGCAAGAAAAGCTTTTATGAGGTAGTTGGTTAGGCAACTGTGAGTGTTGAAGAACTCTTTGGGGAAAGCCGGGGTCTTATGAGCGTGAGGAGACTTCTTTGATCGTATGTTTAAGTAATTTCATTGGGTGTATGTTATCACCGTTGGTTTTCAGATTAAAGGCTGCTCAACATTGACCCATGGTTGAGCGAGTCATTGCATTTCGATATATTTCtggttaaaaaattttctttctagAGTTGAGCTGCATTGTTGGCTCTGTATCTTTCAAAAATCTGCACAGTGATTGACAAAAGTTGCATGATGGAGCAGCGATCTGTTAAATAATTTTGGATTAGCATACTTCTACATTTAGATGAATATCAAATGTTCCAGTGTTGATTAGTTGCTATATTACGCCATGAATGTTGAATATTACAACCTCAGCTGCGATGTTGATTTATGATTCTGGATGTAATTGACAAGAACTAAAATCTTTTACTGctaatgatttttcattttctccttTCGAGTTACAGATATAGCCAAAATGGATCGAGGTCAACTCACCTTCATGGGATCTACTGTATGTGTTATGCTCACCCTGCATTTCACCATACAGCTTCTGACGCAACACTTCATGTCTTGGAAAAAGCCAAAGGAGCAAATAGCCATAGTTATCATCATCCTCATGGCTCCCATATATGCCATTGACTCATATGTTGGCTTGTTAGATCTTCTTGGAAGCAAACCATTTTTCACTTTCTTAGAATCTGTCAAAGAGTGCTACGAAGCTCTGGTAAGCCGTTTTGTAGCCAAAGAGCAGATTGTCCACCATCTGGTTTTGTTTTCTCAGTTTCTTGGATCTATGGTACATTTGTACTCCTgcatttcattccaattttgctaactttctcttttcattttACATAGGTGATGGCTAAGTTCTTGAGTTTGATGTACACATACTTGAACATATCGATAAGCAAAAATATTGTGCCAGATGAAATTAAAGGACGGGAGATTCACCACTCCTTCCCAATGACACTTTTTATGGTAGGGTTGTTTGATTTcagttcaattttttgtttagtCCTGGCTTGTTTTTGGCAGAAACATCTTTCCCACAGTGAAGAACGCGGTTTGAGTGTGCAGatcttttttaaaaataagtatGCTGAGTGTTGCTTGCAAGGGATGAGAAAAAATAACAAGTTGTGCAAAAGGTTACTGTATCTCTTGCTTTAGCAATTAGATGTAGAGCTCACGATGGGTTGCTTTCTTGTTTAATAGTTGTTTCCTTAAGATGAGTCAGTTTCTGAAGGGCCACACACCCATGATTGTTTACAGTCACTAATTATAAACTGTCAGTATGACTAATTAAGCTCCGTATGCCAATCGAAAGGCACTGAAGATCATGGCCACTTGAGCTCTATCACTTGGTTATCTATTGTTCCTTGATCTCATGGCCAATGTCACATGCCTAATCTGCTGTTTATATCTATTGCAGCCTCACACTACCCGTTTGGACCATAATTCACTGAAGCTTCTCAAGAATTGGACGTGGCAGTTTGTTGTCCTTCGCCCTGTGTGCTCCGTCTTAATGATTGCTCTTCAATTGCTTGGCTGGTATCCTGATTGGGTCAGCTGGATATTCACCATGATTCTAAATGTATCCGTTTCATTGGCATTGTATTCCCTTGTGGTTTTCTACCACGTTTTTGCTAAAGAGCTGGCACCACACAAACCCCTTGCGAAGTTCTTATGTATAAAAGGGATTGTTTTCTTCTGCTTCTGGCAGGTAAGCTTGCCACAGTACCTGTCATAAAGTTGCTCATAACTTTAGTTTGAAATGGAGAACAAACTATATTGCTTTTTATCATGCATGGAAGAAAGACTATTTCCACAATTGTCTATAATTATGGGCATATTTGGTAATGTACTGCTGGTAATTAGTCTGGTTTGTCTTCTTATAATGTTCTGGGGCTATTACAAGTAACTTGTGGAAGTTCTTCAAGGGGCTTGTAAGTAGTTGCTAGGACACCTCTTAGCCTGTTTTGACAGCCATTTTTTCTGTGTGGCATTGGTGCATCTTGCTTTCATGTCATTGTTCTTTGTCACACCTTGTGCTAATTAGCCGCGCAACTTGAGCATAAATatacaaaagaaagcgataCTGCTACAATTAGGCTTAAATGTAATGAGCTCGGACAGGGTACAACTGAGTGGTTGAATAGGAAGTGCATAGCATACCTTCTACTTTCCTTTTTGCAAGTGATGAACTATCTAGTTTCCATATATTTGTTAAGCCAGCAAATTTTATCGCTTTTGCAGGGTTTGCTACTCAGTGGTCTTGTGTCCGTTGGCATAATCAAATCTACTCATTTCTGGCTTGATGTGGAGCATCTTCAGGAAGCTCTTCAGAATGTCTTGGTGATTGTGGAGATGGTTTTCTTCTCCATTGTTCAGCAGCATGCATATAGTGCTGAACCGTACCGTACTTACTCAGTTTCGGGTTCTGGAgacaaaaaaaatgagtaaatgaGTAAAAGAAATTTTGAAGGTAATTTTGGGGCATCTCAGTTCCTCTCTGTATTTTGTCTGGAGATTTTTTGTGATGTTGCCTATCTTTAAGCTGGAGATGATATTACCCTTAATTTGGGATACCATCAGCATCTTAGCAAGAGTAGTGGGATTGCAATATATTATTTCTAATTCCTGATTATACTGTGctaattagttttatttacatTTCTCTTGCGTTGGTAATAAATTATTGGATGCAGAATAGAAATAAGTAAGATGGTGAAGGTGATATTTGTGGTGTTCGCCATCCTTCTGTCATTTTAATGCTTCTATCATGaggatatttactcaataactAATAGGCGTCAACAGTTGCCTTTACTAATGAAAAATGAGGCAGATAATTAAACATAAGAGATTGGGACTTGGGATAATTTGACAATATTTCTGTTTAAATATCCTTGTCTGTTTTCCCAATCATTTCCTTTCTGTTTCTTTACTCCAGAGCTTCCTTGTAAACAGCCATATAGCTGGTCTTCTACACTTCGCTTCCTCATCTTTGGTCCTTAGTTCAATTTGTCCAATTTATCTCTCTCTTGGGGGATTGTCATTGAGGGAAAGGTAATTCAGGTCTGCTAATGCTGCCTGCATCTAAAGCAGTCAAGTTCAGTAATGGCGCGCTTGACTAATGCAATGCATCCTTAGCAGCAAACAAGAGAAGAGACTGATATACTTGAAAATGTACGCTAATGAAAAGATCTGCTCTAGTTAGGATGCCTGGGAAAAGGCCTAAATTCCGCTCTTCACGTCCGCTAACTGTCATGAGATACCCGTAAAGGAAATGAGCAATGGTTGTATACCAAAACGACTAATGCAAAGTCAGTGGAGCATTGCGCTCATCATATGTTCATCAACAACGATGGGATTTTTCTTTGTTAATCACATTGAAAGAAGAATATAAATTTTGTACAGCAGAATCGGAGAGAAGTGAACAGATCAAATACGCTGTAGACAAGGgagattttctctctctttcagtCTATGGAGACGACTCAGGCAAGGTATTGGGTTGGTCATCCATCGAGAGGAAGCACGCAACAACAAAATGGGAAGACTTCACGCTTAATGCCTATAACCCCAAGGCCATGATAATGAGAGCTCATGTTCCCCTTCCATCTCAGATATATGAACACAAAAATTTGGAAGGATGGATGGATCAAGCCTCGCATCCATTGTACTCTTGCTTTTTGATATGGTTAGAGATTTTCTCTCTAACCTTCCACAACTAATTATGATACAACCCGCATTTTCTTTGTCCAATAGTGAGAATATTCAAACTCGTCCACTACTCGATTGTTAATACATAGATTGTTGTTTTCTTTAAATAATTGCACGTATGTAGTTCTAAAGATCACTAGAAAATGTCCGAAgtaggtttttttttcctttcctgtgAAGCAAGACTTTTACTATAAATATAcgtaaaaatatataaaaaaaaaagatttataaCTCTCCTCATAAATTTGTAAAAGTTCTTAATGTGACTCTAGAATCAAATTTGACAAGTACTTACTAATACTTCCAATATCTCTAAAATATactcttttgttttctctttcctcttcttcctttttttcactcTAGGAAACTGaaggttttgtttttttttctttttttgggaaaagagaggagagagggggggggggtttaAATATAGTACAGGGCGAAAATTACAAAAGAATCTTTTCAAGGGTTCCATTTACAAATAATGGCAAAGACAAATTGGTTGGTATTCGGCCCAAAAGATGCCGTCCATCAATGAAAATGAACCGTGCTTAGAAGAAGACGATTCTGCACTGAAATCGCAACCCTTTCAGAAGTTGTGTTCCCTTTCCTCCGTCTCAGTAGCCGTTGGAGGAGCTTCTCAAAGCTCTCAGCTCATTCCCTCCTTTTTCATCACCTCTGCAAAATTCCCGCCTAAGTTACACTGATCTTCTCTTCATCTTTTCAATTCATCCTTCAAAACCCTAGCTATGAATTCCTCATGAAATGCTGCTCTTTTGTGCATTACATGCAAATACTCAAATGGGATTTTGAGCTTTTGGGCTACTGAGGTAAATATCCCGTTTttcagtttttctattttttatttttaattttttttgacaatGAGTTGTGCTTCGATGTTGCTACGTTCTATCAATTTGGGGGTTTTTGTGGAAAACGTAATTCTGGTGTGAAAATGTCAACTTTCCATAGTTTTTGTTTTAGAATCGTATGGTTTTGAATTTTTCACTCTCTGGGCTTACATAATATCTACTTGGATTAAGTATATTTGTTATTTCAGTTATCTTTTGAATCTGGTTTGGAAgttttgcttgattttcttttacttgtttcagtttcaagaaaatttgtgttgcaattgaggtgatGCCAGTCTGTTTAGGATTTTCCAGCGCAATTAAGAAATGTTAGTATGTCGAGAATAGTTGAATTTTGGAGGTGAAAATTTTGCAATAAAGAGAATGGCTAGTTCCACACTTTGGCGGATGTTGAAATTTCTGCTTTTTATATGGTTGCAATCTATTCTGATAAATTGGCCATCTTAGCTTGCTCTCAACACTTTAGCATTTTTAATTTTACTATTGCAAAAGCGGAATGACGGAAATCTCTTGAATTAATTTACAATAGCATGTTTCTTTCaaaatgtttttgaaaaattaaaagctCTCTTTCGAAGCACCTTGCTGGCTGCTTCTCATAATCATCTTTCTTTCAGCTAGACAACATCAAGGTGACAGCACCTCAAAATGGATTTTGGCCTAAAAAAAGCTATATTGTGCTGAATTTAAGATTCCAGAATAAGTTGAACAGGTTTTAGCCTATTTTGTGGGAATTAGTTTTGGCATGCTGTAGTGGAAATATTTTGACGAGCAAATTCATCTGTTGAAGATGTCATGAGTTGATTGTGTGTGCTAGCCCAATTTGGATGATGAGGACGAATGATGATTAACATTTCCATGTCTTAGTTCTGATGATCAGTTTTGACGATAGTTTCAAGGTCTGAATGGCAACTGACACAGCACCAGATGAGAAAGTTCACACCCATGAAGAGAAGATTGAAAGGCTCGAGCACACAA
The DNA window shown above is from Coffea arabica cultivar ET-39 chromosome 5e, Coffea Arabica ET-39 HiFi, whole genome shotgun sequence and carries:
- the LOC113688070 gene encoding uncharacterized protein, which gives rise to MDRGQLTFMGSTVCVMLTLHFTIQLLTQHFMSWKKPKEQIAIVIIILMAPIYAIDSYVGLLDLLGSKPFFTFLESVKECYEALVMAKFLSLMYTYLNISISKNIVPDEIKGREIHHSFPMTLFMPHTTRLDHNSLKLLKNWTWQFVVLRPVCSVLMIALQLLGWYPDWVSWIFTMILNVSVSLALYSLVVFYHVFAKELAPHKPLAKFLCIKGIVFFCFWQGLLLSGLVSVGIIKSTHFWLDVEHLQEALQNVLVIVEMVFFSIVQQHAYSAEPYRTYSVSGSGDKKNE